In Pseudomonas sp. ADAK2, the genomic window ACCTGGGCGGCGCTAAGGCTTTGCCAGTCGGCCTGGATCGATTCGCTGAGGCCATCGTGCGGGATCACCCGCGCCTGTTTCAGGATTTCGCGTTTGAAGAGCTGCGCCACTGCTTGCTCGACGAACGCCACGAACGGCGCATTCGGGTCCACCGCACTGACGCCGGTCACGGCCTGCACCTTGCCGGCAATCAACAGCGCCGCATGGCGAAAACCGAACAGTGCCTGGCCGTCGTTGACCAGGCTGTAGGCCAGTTGCGCCGGGGTGCGCGCGGCGCGGGTCAGGCGTTCGAGGTCGAGAAAGCGGGCGAATACCTGCTCGGCGCCGCCGGTCAGCGGCGCGTTCACTTGAGCTCCGCGAAGCGCGCCGTTCCACTCATGCCGGCCAACAAGCCGTTAGCGTTGGGCAGCGTCGCCACCAGCAACAAGGTCTGGCTGCCTTCATCGATCCGCGCGCCCAGGCGCTTGACCGTGGCATCCAGCGGCTGGCCGGTTTCATCGGGGACAAAACTGAAGGTCTGGCCGGGCTTGAGCTTGCCCATCCAGCGCGACGGAATCAGTAGATGGATTTCCAGGGTGCGGTTATCGACCACATCCAGCAACGGCGCGCCGGCCGCCACGCTTTCATAACGCTGGACCTTGCGCTCGACGACCTGGCCATCGAACGGTGCGAGCACACTGCAGCGTTTGACCTGCACCTGATAAACCTGGGATTGCGCCTGAGTCTCGCTGACCTTGGCCTCGGCCCGCGCCACTTCAAAACGCCCGACCGAATTCAATGCGGCCAATTGCTTGTTGTGCGACAGCTCTTCACTGGCCCCACGGCTGGCGGCTTGCGCCGCGTTGAGCTGGGCCTGAAAACCCGAGCAATCAAACTTCGCCAGGGTATCGCCCTTCTTGAACGACTCGCCCTCGCTGAACGGCAACTCGACAATCCGCCCCGGCAACTCGCTGGCCAGCACCGCCTGATCCCGCGCCCGCAAAACGCCGCGGGCTTCACTGCTGGCCTGCGCGGTGCCACCGGCCGCGTTGTTTTCCAGCAACGGATCATCTGGCGCAGGCGTTTGCGCCTGTACTGCGCACGTTACAAAGGTCAATCCGATAACCCAGCTTCCAAAACGCGGCATAACCGTGACTCCCTGACGGATGACCGGAGTCTACGACAGCGGGGGGTTGCGTCAAGCGAATAGCCAGCATTGGGTGGAAATGTGTTGTTTCAAAAAGGACAAAATTTTCAGAGTGTTCGTTTGCTCTCCCACTTAATGAGAGCGGGTACAAAA contains:
- a CDS encoding efflux RND transporter periplasmic adaptor subunit, with the translated sequence MPRFGSWVIGLTFVTCAVQAQTPAPDDPLLENNAAGGTAQASSEARGVLRARDQAVLASELPGRIVELPFSEGESFKKGDTLAKFDCSGFQAQLNAAQAASRGASEELSHNKQLAALNSVGRFEVARAEAKVSETQAQSQVYQVQVKRCSVLAPFDGQVVERKVQRYESVAAGAPLLDVVDNRTLEIHLLIPSRWMGKLKPGQTFSFVPDETGQPLDATVKRLGARIDEGSQTLLLVATLPNANGLLAGMSGTARFAELK